A window from Acropora palmata chromosome 14, jaAcrPala1.3, whole genome shotgun sequence encodes these proteins:
- the LOC141865874 gene encoding cytochrome P450 4B1-like, whose protein sequence is MLVAWLWTLLASFLQFIQRLSLSIWLSIFVSIFLGYLANFVFSSVVLMCHSRQSIKNFDGPPSRWLHGHMDRATFDGNGLKFHIECATKYKTAYPLWFGPLRAALVLCHPDSLRVILSNHVPKEEFVYSLIVPFTGKSLAVVNGKRWQQMRKLLTPAFHADILRPYVKLFQESTNTLLEKWSKNPEKMECFKDLGLMALDSTLKCAFSFHSNCQSNVKQDEFTRSITAISKALIKRLITPILHPDWIFRWTTEGRSFYYNCESAHETAETIITTRRKTLQEKGNQNNSTRRKHLDMVDILLQIRDEDGNALTDKEIRAEVVTFFSAGQDTVAAGISWTLYNLALYSQHQEKCKEEIDEVFADKKEIEWDDLVKLNYVTLVIKESMRLYPPVPMFSRGLDKSYEIDGKVVPQGTWIMINAYALHHNPHVWKDPEVFDPLRFTTENREGRSPFAYIPFSAGPRNCIGMNFAMAEMKMAVALILRRFELSISMENQVHSEDLFPEVMLRTRNGIRLNLVPRY, encoded by the exons ATGTTGGTGGCGTGGTTGTGGACTTTGCTTGCCTCGTTTCTACAGTTTATACAGCGCCTTTCACTTTCCATTTGGCTTTCTATTTTTGTGTCAATATTTTTGGGTTATCTCGccaattttgtattttcaagtGTAGTATTGATGTGTCACTCTCGCCAGAGCATCAAAAACTTTGATGGTCCACCGAGTCGCTGGCTTCATGGGCACATGGATAGG GCAACCTTTGATGGAAATGGCTTAAAATTTCACATTGAATGTGCtacaaaatataaaacagCGTATCCTTTGTGGTTTGGTCCTCTGCGAGCAGCGCTTGTCCTTTGTCATCCTGACTCACTTAGAGTTATTCTTTCCAATCACGTGCCAAAGGAAGAGTTTGTCTACAGTCTCATCGTGCCATTCACAG ggaAAAGCTTGGCCGTTGTGAACGGAAAACGATGGCAACAAATGAGAAAACTTCTCACTCCAGCGTTTCACGCTGACATCTTGAGACCTTACGTTAAACTTTTCCAGGAATCAACAAATACCTTACTG GAAAAGTGGTCCAAGAATCCAGAGAAAATGGAATGTTTCAAAGACCTGGGCTTAATGGCTCTGGACTCAACGCTAAAATGCGCTTTTAGCTTCCACAGCAACTGCCAGTCAAACGT GAAACAGGATGAGTTTACGCGAAGTATTACCGCCATTTCCAAAGCACTGATAAAGAGGCTCAT TACACCAATCCTTCATCCTGACTGGATTTTCCGCTGGACGACTGAAGGAAGAAGCTTTTATTACAACTGTGAGTCAGCTCATGAAACCGccgaaacaataataacaacgaGACGAAAGACTTTGCAAGAGAAG ggaaatcaaaacaattcGACCAGACGAAAGCACCTCGATATGGTGGATATTCTTCTTCAAATTAGG GATGAAGATGGCAATGCTTTAACTGATAAAGAGATACGCGCGGAAGTGGTCACCTTTTTCTCGGCTGGTCAAGACACCGTTGCTGCTG gaATCTCGTGGACATTGTATAACCTTGCGCTTTATTCGCAACACCAAGAAAAGTGCAAGGAAGAAATTGACGAGGTTTTTGCagacaaaaaggaaatagAATG GGATGACTTGGTTAAATTGAACTATGTAACTCTGGTAATAAAAGAGAGCATGCGTCTGTACCCACCAGTTCCCATGTTCAGCCGCGGCTTGGACAAGTCCTACGAGATTGATGGCAAAGTCGTACCGCAAG GGACTTGGATTATGATCAATGCATATGCATTACACCACAACCCTCACGTGTGGAAGGACCCTGAG GTTTTTGATCCGTTACGTTTCACTACTGAAAACAGAGAGGGGAGATCACCGTTTGCATACATTCCATTCTCTGCGGGGCCGAG AAATTGCATTGGAATGAACTTTGCAATGGCTGAAATGAAGATGGCTGTGGCTTTGATCCTAAGAAG GTTTGAGTTATCGATAAGCATGGAAAATCAAGTTCATTCGGAAGACTTGTTTCCGGAGGTAATGCTGCGCACAAGAAATGGAATTCGCTTGAATCTGGTGCCACGTTATTAG